The Vicia villosa cultivar HV-30 ecotype Madison, WI unplaced genomic scaffold, Vvil1.0 ctg.000044F_1_1, whole genome shotgun sequence genome contains a region encoding:
- the LOC131622809 gene encoding uncharacterized protein LOC131622809: MISLQPYKFCLQTPILCNPSNVSINQRRQTQTSVIAQRKIKVHRREVKCSAGEKKSEKRTFLTLEEAGLVEMSGLSTHERFLCRLTISSLNLLKVISEQEGCPIQELNAGKICDWFLKDRLKREQNIDSAVLQWDDSDFQF, translated from the exons ATGATTTCTCTACAACCTTATAAATTTTGTCTTCAAACACCAATTTTGTGCAACCCTTCAAATGTTAGTATAAATCAACGtagacaaacacaaacaagtgTGATAGCACAGAGGAAGATTAAAGTACATAGAAGAGAAGTCAAATGCAGTGCAGGAGAAAAGAAGAGTGAGAAGAGAACGTTTTTGACACTTGAAGAAGCTGGTTTGGTTGAGATGTCAGGGTTGAGCACTCATGAGCGCTTTCTATGCCGTTTAACA ATATCTTCATTGAATTTACTAAAAGTGATATCAGAACAAGAAGGTTGTCCAATACAAGAGCTCAATGCTGGAAAGATATGTGATTGGTTCCTTAAAGACAGGCTCAAAAGGGAACAGAACATTGATTCTGCTGTTCTTCAATGGGATGATTCCGATTTCCAATTTTAA
- the LOC131622808 gene encoding putative PAP-specific phosphatase, mitochondrial, which translates to MAFSIDILRSSHVSAVRFSHGGGTRCRSLTTRRFSIRANLPFPKENAKYHKELEAAIEVVHSACRLCVQVKSSLFSTEGKIVEKIDQTPVTVADFGVQALISLELSKLFPSIPLVAEEDSAFVRSRNLAGTVFEAVSAEVSSTSKTLTQDDVLNAIDRGGKDAFVFGPKPATYWLLDPIDGTRGFLKDNSALYVVGLALVVEGETQIGIMGCPNWQEGVSGKAPAEVEEDSEALPRSGIMMIAHKGHGTWTKTLNIKPESSVVWTRCFVDGFNLLPKSRFCLIDSQTWDFLPLSATLDATSNANDVGSNQVLLLVVCCGSLIKHFMVASGRASVFIQRKKEKTIMAWDHAVGMLCVHEAGGKVSDWEGTEMDLAADETSRRSIFPQGGILATNGKLHDQIVQLISDQAAVV; encoded by the exons ATGGCATTTTCCATTGATATCCTGCGCTCTTCTCACGTCTCCGCCGTCCGTTTTTCCCACGGCGGAGGAACTCGATGCCGCAGCCTCACCACCCGACGCTTCAGCATAAG GGCAAACCTTCCATTTCCGAAGGAAAATGCGAagtatcataaagaacttgaaGCTGCCATTGAAGTTGTTCACAGTGCTTGCCGTTTATGTGTTCAG GTGAAATCGTCTTTATTCTCTACTGAGGGGAAGATTGTTGAGAAAATTGATCAGACTCCAGTGACTGTGGCTGATTTTGGAGTTCAGGCTCTCATAAGTTTAG AGTTAAGTAAGTTGTTCCCTTCTATCCCATTGGTGGCTGAGGAGGACTCTGCGTTCGTCCGATCAAGAAATTTAGCAGGTACCGTGTTTGAGGCAGTAAGTGCTGAAGTTAGCTCCACTTCTAAAACATTGACGCAAGACGATGTACTCAACGCAATTGATAGAGGGGGCAaggatgcttttgtatttggacCGAAGCCAGCCACATATTGG TTGCTCGATCCAATTGATGGAACTCGTGGATTTCTGAAAGATAACTCAGCATTATATGTG GTGGGTTTGGCTCTTGTGGTTGAAGGAGAGACTCAAATTGGTATTATGGGCTGCCCTAACTGGCAAGAGGGGGTATCTGGAAAAGCCCCTGCTGAGGTGGAGGAGGATAGCGAAGCTCTTCCTCGATCAGGAATTATGATGATTGCTCATAAAGGCCATGGAACGTGGACCAAAACGTTGAATATCAAGCCCGAATCATCTGTTGTATGGACCAGATGTTTTGTTGACGGGTTTAACTTGTTACCTAAATCACGCTTTTGTCTTATAGATAGTCAAACATGGGATTTTCTGCCATTGTCTGCTACCCTTGATGCAacaagcaatgcaaatgatgtagGGAGCAACCAAGTTCTTCTCCTGGTGGTATGTTGTGGAAG TTTAATCAAGCATTTCATGGTGGCGTCTGGTAGAGCATCCGTTTTCATTCAACGTAAAAAAGAGAAGACTATCATG GCTTGGGACCATGCCGTTGGCATGCTCTGTGTTCACGAGGCAGGTGGAAAG GTAAGTGACTGGGAAGGCACAGAAATGGATCTTGCAGCAGATGAAACTAGCAGGCGGAGCATATTCCCCCAAGGCGGCATCCTTGCTACCAACGGCAAATTACATGATCAGATTGTACAGCTTATCTCTGATCAGGCTGCAGTAGTTTGA